GGCGGAAACACTGAAACTCCGCGTCTCATGTCTACCGGAACTGGAAGACATCGACACGGCGGAACAATATGGAAGATTTAGAGAAAAAATTTAATCGGACCTCCCGTCTTTATGACTGGATCGATTGGCCTTTCGAGCGGTTTCGATATCGAACAATCCGCAGGCAGATTTGGGAAGGGTTGTCGGGAAGGATACTCGATGCAGGAGTCGGGACCGGATGCAATATCCCTTTCTATCCAGCAAATGCTCATGTCGTTGGCATCGATTTGAGTCAGGGGATGCTCACCAAGGCAAAAAAGAAGGCAAGCGTTCTGGGAAAAGCTGTGGAGCTGAAGAAAGGGAACGTCTATCAACTCCCCTTTCCTGATGAATCCTTTGATTTCATCGTCGGAACCTTTCTCTGCTGTGTGGTGGATCAACCTGCCGTTGCCGCCCATGAATTGAAGCGCGTTTGCAAGCGGGGCGGAAGAGTTTTTTTTCTTGAATACGTGTTATCCAAAAAAACGGTTCGGCGATTTATTCAAAAAATGGTTACCCCTTACACCCGTTTCATGTTCGGTGTCGATTTTACCCAAGATACACTCGCCACGCTGAAAGAGGCGGGTTTCAAAATTCTCCATGAAGATAATATTACCGGCGATGTTTTGAAATTGATCGTGACACAAACTTAAAGAGGCGTTGATGCCAACCAAGAAGTACCATTTGATCGTGATCGGTGGCGGCTCCGGCGGGCTTGTCTGCGCCGCCGGAGCCGCCGGTCTTGGGGCCAAAGTCGCGCTGATCGAAAGGCACAAGATGGGCGGCGATTGTCTGAATACCGGCTGTGTGCCGTCGAAGGCCATCATCCGCTCGGCAAAAATTATTCATGATGCGCAAACCGCCGAGCGGTTCGGATTGAAACCGCACCGGTTTGACATCAAACTCGATTCGGTCCTGGTCTCCGTCCGCGAGGTTCAAGGAAAAATCGCCCATCACGATTCGGTCGAAAGATTCGTGTCGCTCGGAGTCGACGTCCATCTGGGTGAGTACCGATTTATTTCTCCGTATCAGATATCCAACGGGCAGGAAACCTTGGAGGCAAAACGCTTTTGTATCGCTACGGGCGCTGCCCCCTTTGTCCCTCCCATTCCCGGTTTAGACAAAATTTCCTATCTGACGAGCGATAATGTCTGGCAGTTAAAAGAGCTGCCTCAAAGTCTCATCGTCTTGGGCGGCGGCCCTATCGGAGCGGAACTGGCGCAAACCTTTGCGAGACTGGGTTCCACTGTAACCATTGTCGAAATGGCCGATAGGCTTTTGATTCGTGAAGACCCCGAAGTGTCCGAGTTAGTCAAAAAGAGATTTGAGACGGAAGGCCTGACGGTATTACTCAAAACGAAGGCCGAACAAATCGATGATGGCTTGATCGTTTCCGATCCTGACGGACAGAAAAGAAAAATCGCATTCGACCAGATTCTCGTGGCCGTGGGGCGGGCTCCCAATGTGAGCGGTCTCGGCTTGGAAAATGCGGGAATCGTCTATGACAAAAAGGGAATCAAAGTTGACGCGACACTCCGAACGACCGCCAAGCATATTTATGCCTGTGGCGATATTGTTGGTCCTTATCAATTCACCCACACCGCCGATTTTCAGGCTCGACTTATCCTTCGCAACGCCTTGTTTCCCGGCAAATCCAAAATCGATTACCGCGTGGTGCCGTGGTGCACGTTTACTGAACCCGAAGTCGCCCGCGTCGGCCTCAATGAATCCGAGGCCAAACAAAACATGGTGGCGCACGATGTGTATCAATACTCATTGAGCGATCTCGACCGCGCCGTTTGTGACCGTGAACCAGAGGGATTTATCAAGGTGCTGACCCACAAAGGAACGGATCAGCTGTTAGGTGTTACGTTGGTCGGTTCTCATGCCGGTGATTTATTGCATGAGTTGACCTTAGCCATGCATCAGAAAATCGGCTTGAAGCAAGTGGCGTCAATGATTCATGTCTACCCGACACTGGCGGAAGTCAGTAAGCGCATTGCCGATATGTATCAGCGTACTCGACTGACCGACGGCACAAAAAAGTGGCTGAAACGTTATTTCCGATGGAGGTTTGGCTAAGCATGAAAAAAAACTTCCTCCTGATCTTTTTTATTTCCGGCGTGCTTGGGCTCTATTTTTTCACACCGGTTCGGGATTATTTGTCCAAAGAGGGTTTCGTCACCTTGGAAGCATGGATTCGGTCCCAAGGTGTTTTGGCCCCTCTCGTCTTCGGACTCATCTACATCGCGGCCACGGTTTTTGCGCTTCCGGGATCGGTCTTAACAATTGGTGGCGGTCTTTTATTCGGGGCCTGGTGGGGAACGCTGATCAACTGGCTCTCTGCCAGCCTGGGTGCCATGATCAGTTTTCTCCTCGCGCGTTATCTGGGACGGGAGACTGTAACAAAGCTTCTCAAGAGCAAAGGAACTCTCCATGGACTGAATGAGAAAATCGGCTGCAGCGGATTTTACTCCGTGCTCCTGTTCCGGTTGGTTCCCTTATTCCCGTTCAACGGCCTGAATTTCGGCTTAGGGCTGACGAATGTTTCTCTGCGCGATTACACGCTCGCAACCCTTCTGGGGATGCTTCCCGGAACATTTGTGTACACCTCGTTGGGTTCCGCCGGACGGCATTTGAGTTTTGCGGATCCCTCGACTTGGCTGCAAATCCAAGTGTGGGGACCATTTGTCTTGGTAATGCTCTTGTCATTCATCCCAAAGTTTTTGAAGAAAAGAGCTTGACCCTGTAGTATACTACAGGGTTCAGACTGATCTTGCTATGAAGGAAAACGACCTCACCATCGGAAAAGTGGCTCGCCTCACGGCGGCCGGCATTGAGACCATCCGTTTCTACGAACGGCAAGGCTTAATCCCCGCACCGCCGCGCCGGGATTCGGGCTATCGGCAGTATCCTTCCGCAACGATTGAGCGCGTCCGTTTTATCAAAAGGGCCAAGGATCTCGGATTCACGCTCGCCGAAATCAAGGAGTTGCTGGACTTGAGCGTTGGTCCGAAGGCGACATGCGCCGCTGTGAAACGCAAGGCCGACGAGAAAATCAACGAAGTGGATGCCAAGATCACCGATCTCAAACGGATCAAGCGGGCGCTGAGCCGGTTGACGGCTCAATGCCGAGGGAAAGGGCCGATCAGCGAATGTCCGATTCTGGAAAACTTGAAATCGAAAGAGAGCAAGGGCGGCGTAGCGACAGCGCAGCCATTGCCTGCGGGAGCGCTACCCGCAACGCGTGAGCGTTGCGCACCAAGGAGAAAATCATGAAACAATCTCTTTCAAAAATTACAGCGGTCTTCGCCACGGGCACGGCCTTCTTGGGCTCCTGTTGCGCGCTTCCCCTGCTTCTCCTGGGACTGGGAGCGGGGAGTGCCGGGCTCGCCACTGCGTTGACTCCGTTTCGACCCTACATGATCGGCATTACGCTCGTGCTCTTGGGAATCGCTTTTTATACGGTGTACGGATGCAAACAAACCTGCGAGGGCGAAGGAACCTGCGACGTAAAAAAAATTCGCGGGACCAAAATAATACTGTGGGTGGCTACGGGACTCGCCCTGTTTTTTCTGGTTGGCCCCAGCATTATTGCCCAATGCATTCTCTCATAACCACAAGGACTCTTTATGCCGAATCATGATCTGACAGGTGTCGATCCCGCATTGGGATTGATGAAGGAGTTTGCCAAGGTGACCCAAGGAGTCCCTGCGCATATTCAAAAGATGCGGCAGGAGACTATTTTCAAAGAGGGAGCCGTGCCGAGCAAATACAAGACTCTGGCCGCAGTCCTGTGGGCCATCAATGCCAAATGTGAACCGTGCATCCGTTTTTATATCCAGCAGGCCGCCAAATCCGGTGCGTCCGAAGTAGAGTTGGGAGAATTCCTGGCCGTGGGCGCCACGATGGGCGGTTGCGTCGGTGAGATGTGGGCACTCAAAGCCTACAAGGCTTATAAGGATACGACTGCGGAGAAAGACCAGGACGAATCCTGCTGTCAGGTTGAAAATCATTCCTCTTAAAGGTCTGTGCCGGAGGATTCCGTTCAGAGACACTCTCACAACACGCCTTCCCCAGGTTTGCAAATTATGACATAGCAGTGTGCATGCCCCGCCATATCGTCATTCATGGACATTTCTATCAGCCGCCGCGGGAAGATCCGTGGCGGTGGACGGTGCCGCGCGAGCCGTCGGCGGCACCGGCGCACGATTGGAATCAACGCATCACGAAAGAGTGTTACGAGCCGAATCATGCGGCGCGCATCTTAGGCCCGGCCGGTCAGGTGCGGCGGCGGCTCAACAACTACGGATACATGAGCTTCGACTTCGGGCCGACTTTGTTGGCGTGGCTGGAACAACACGCTCCTGCAGTCTATCAAGGCATCTTACAAGGCGACCGGGAGGCGCAAGCCCGCTTCAGCGGTCACGGCACCGCGATTGCGCATCCGTATCATCATCTGATTTTGCCGCTCGCGTCTTCCCGCGACAAACGCACGCAGTTGCTATGGGGCGTGCGCGACTTTCAACACCGCTTTCAACGCGCTCCGGAAGGCGTGTGGCTTCCGGAAACGGTCGTCGATCTGGAAAGTTTGGAGATCGCCGCCGATCTCGGCATCCGCTTTACCATCCTCGCGCCGCATCAAGTGCATCGCGTCCGCGCATTGAGCAGCGGTCATTGGCACGCACCAGCGCATCACGAGGCCGACCCGACCACACCATACGCATTGCAACTCCCGTCCGGCCGCCGCTTTCATGTATTTTTCTATCACGGCGGTCTGGCCCGCGGTGTGGCATTCGACGGCATGTTGAACGATGGCGAGGCCATGATCCGGCGCCTGCTCGGCGCGTTTTCCGAACGCCGCGCTTGGCCGCAATTAGTCCACCTCGCGACCGACGGCGAAAGCTACGGCCACCATCACAAGTTCGGCGAAATGGCGTTGGCCTACGTCCTCGACGCGCTCGAAACGCGCGGCGACGCCCGCTTGACCACGTATGGCGAGTTCCTCACAAAACACGGGCCGACACATCAAGCGGAAATTCTGGAACACACCGCGTGGAGCTGCGCACACGGCATGGAACGCTGGCGCAGCGACTGCGGGTGTTGCATCAGTCATCAGCCCGGATGGACGCAACAATGGCGCGCCCCGCTGCGCGCCACGCTCGACTGGCTGCGCGACGAACTCGATCCTGCGTTCGAACGCACCGCCGCGCGACTGTTAAAAGATCCGTGGGCCGCGCGCGACGACTACATCAATGTGCTGCTCGATGGCACCAACAATGGATTCACGACATTTTGCCACACCCACGCGCGCCACCCCCTCACCAGCACCGATCGCCATACCGTTCGCGCGCTGCTGTCGCTCCAATTTCATCGTCTCTGCATGTACACCAGTTGCGGTTGGTTCTTCGATGATCCCTCCGGCATCGAAACCGGTATCTTGCTGCTACACGCCGCACGGGCGCTGGAACTGGCTGCGGAGACGTGCGACCTCGATCGACGCTCCGCGTTTATGGATCGCTTGATCGCGGTAAAGAGCAACATCCCCGAGGCCGGCGACGGAAAAAAAATCCTGACGACGCTGCTCGCGGCGCGCGCGCACCCGCGCCGCCGACACGCATGACAACCGCATCAAAACAGGAAAACCGGCATCGGATCGGAACCCATTTCCACACGCAATGCCGGCGGATCAGGCACATGCAAACGGACAATCCCGGGCGCGTCGTCCAACATGATTTCGCGCGTGGGAAAATGCGGACACGCCAGTCCCAGCCATTGTTGGCCCCGTTGCCACAATTCCCACAACGCCACACGCTGCTGCGGCGGTGTGTCGGGATGACTGATATTGTCGAGGATCGACTCCGGATAACGGACCATGACGTTGAAGAGACTCGCCAGCGTTTCGTCGAGTCCATCTTCCGGATGACCGCGATTTAACAAGCCGTGATAGACGTTATTCACACCGTGATCCGTATAGTAAGAATCCTTGATCACGGCCAACACATCGAGCCGATCGACGGACGTCGTGAACAAAGCACCTAACTGATCGTACACGTGGCGACCGCTACAGGCCATCACATGGGGATCGGTCGGCCGTTCGGGATTGGACAACCACTCCGCGCCGACCACGCTTGCAGTGACCGGATCGAGCGATGCCAACTCGATCTCCCCGAAAATCGGCGGACACGGCGCCGACGCCGCACGCGTGCGCCACTCGGACTCCCGCCGTCTGTCGATCGCGTGCCCAAATTCATGCGTCAGTTCATCCAACGCCGTTTGCGGACGCGCCATTACGTGAATTTCGTGAGATGCCGAACTGTAATACGAAGAGATCCAATCGGGCGCGACCAACGGCGCTTGCTCGAACACAATGCGCTCCACTTCCATCCCAGGAAGACAGCCGTTGTATTGGTGCACCATACCGATGATGGCTTCGAGATCTGCGGCGCCGACATCGAAGCCGTCGTTGAATTCGAGTGAGAAGCCGTAGCGCGAACCGTCCGCGCGCGGCAACTCGCCTGCGTAGATGAGCACGTCGTCCGTCGTGGGTCGTGCGAACGTCAACTGTGCGCCGCTGAAGGTCGCCGCCAACACGCGTTCGTTGAACGACGTGGAGACGGGCCGCGGATCGAGACTCAACAGGGCCGTCAACCACATGGGATCTTCGCGACGCGTATCCCCCGGAGGAATGCATTCCGCACGGAGTCGCGCGTCTTGCACACAACGTCCGACCGCATCGCGTGGGCGACGATACGCGACCGGTTGCACCGCGACCTCGCCCAACACGTAATAATGCTGACTCACAGCGGCCCAGATCGCGGCGCGTTCGGGAGCGGTAAATTGTGTCGTGAGTGCGCGGCGAGCCGCTTCGAAATGCGCCAATTTTCCGCGCGACGCCGGTGCCCGCAATTGCGCGCCCCAGTAGTCAATGGCTTCCAACTGTTGCCAATAACGGAAGTTCTTTTTCCATCGATCGGCAATCGTAAGTAATTGATCGAACAAATCGCTGACGGGCTGAACAACGGCGGCAAACGGAGCCAGTGGAGCGACTGGCGGAAGCGGACAAGCGGCATTCGGATCTTCATCGAACCACGCGGGCTCCGCCGCTCCGCCTCCCCACGAGACGCTCACTGCGGCAAACCCATCGCTGAAGACACCAGTTGGTGGCATGTAAATTGTCCAGGCTGTTCAAAAAGGTCCAGATGCTAGGCGGACCGTCAACCCGCGACCGGAGCGTACTTGGTAGTACGTGAGGATCGCGGGTTGGCGGGCCAACGACGCAGGTGGGCCTTTTTGGACAGCCTGCTACCCTCCCCCGAGGCGTTCCAACTCCTGTTCATAATATTGTTGATACAACACGTCCCACTCCCGCGAGCCTTCCGGAACTTGTCGTTTCAGGCTCGCAATCTTGGCACGCACTTTTTCGTCGACGGCGACGTCGGCCACGACATAACGGATCATCGCCTTCTGCACGACACCCGCCAATTGTTGCGACGTGCCGGTTTCAATCAGGCGTTCGTGAAGTAAAGCAGTGGAAATTTTTTTGGCCAGGGCACTGATGCGATCATCCGATATGAGCATAGTGGGTGTTTTCGTGTACTACTACAATACGAAGCCGCGCTGTTTGGCAAGTTCCTTTTTGATGAGCTGGCGCGCTTTTTCTAAATCGAGATCCCGCCCCGCCGCCCCCAACAATCGCAACTGCTTGTCCAACAGTTTGTCTGCTTCGTCGTTCAACGTCCGCTCCGCCGCCAAATCCGCATGAATGGTCGCCGCAATGCACGTTTCAATCTCTCCCAGCCCGCCAGTGCACCGCAGCCCCGCCTCCGCTTGCAACGCCTTCGCAATCGCCCGCGCCACGCCGTGAATATGCTGTCGCCGCAGTCCCATGAACCGTGCTGTACACGACTTTGCCGGCGAGGGGTACTGAATTGTATCTTCGATGTCATCCGATCAACGGATTTACAACAGCGCGGCGCCGACGGAGAATCCCGCGGACCAGATGACGCTGCGAAGGATGGTCAGGAAGTACCGTTCTTCGTAACGGGCTTGGTTGGTAATGTACCATTCGAGCGGTGAGAGCACTGCCGTGCCGCCGAGCGCAAGACCGACCTGTTTCGCGGCTTCCTGCCAGGAAATTCCGTCGAGGCCATGCGTTCCGGCCTGATAGAAGAGGACATAGATCGCGGCCCAGATTGGGGCCACCACGAGGACACGTTTCCAAAAGCGCGCCTCCAAATCCGCGATGCCATCCAACCATGCCAGCACCTTCGGAAAGATCGTGGCATGCAATCCCACAAAGGCCGTCAGCGCGGCCGGCCGCCCCCAACCGTCGAGACCGTGCCCCAATTGCTCCGTCAGCAACGCATCTAACAACGGATACGTTGCCATGGCCTCCGTGACATAGACCGGCCAGGGATGATCCAGCATAGCCCGCTCCTGCCAGCGTACCAAGCGGAGACCGCGACCGTGTTCCAGCCGTGCCAGATAGCTGGCAGACGGGTCCTTGGTCGTTCCCTCACCGCCTTCCGCGTAAGCGGCAATCGCGAGCCGCTCCGCCCACGCGACGGTGTCATTCAACTGATTCAGCGCATCGCCATATTGCTGATTCAACGCCGCCCGCACTGCGTCGCGATCGTCCACTTTTCGTTTTGCGGCATGCACCTGCTTCGTCAACGTCGGGGCCCGCGCCTCCAGCAATTGCCATTTCGTCGCGCCCCAACCCGACTCGCCCCGCCAATACTGATTCACGGCGGTTTGGAGACGTTCCCGGTCCCGCACCAACTTGCGCCGATGGGCGTCCATAAGTCGCACATCGCGGTGGAGCGCGGCCTGCGACAGATCCCCCTTGCGCGCACGATCCAGCCGTTGCGTCGGACGGGGCCTGACATTGGCGGCTGCGGTCACTGAACGTCCCATGATGCGGCTTCCCCTCTGATATAGGTATCGGCCATTCGCGAGAAAAGTTGCGGAATTGTCCGCGATTCCGCTACAGTGCTGGCCATGCTTTTTTCCTTAGACGGTTTTCGCTGTTTTGCCGAAGTGCTCGGAACCGGGCACCCGCTGGTATGCATCCACGGCGGATTTGGCCTCGACCACAGCTACTTCCGGCCGTGGTTAGACCCGCTCAGCCGCGATTTGCAACTGATATTGCTGGACGTCCGCGGACACGGTCGTGGCGACCCGCTCCCCCGCGAATCGTTCCGGATCGACGCGGTCGTCGCAGACCTCGAGGCCATCCGCCAACAGTTGGGAATCGATCGTTGGGCGCTGCTCGGCCATTCGGGCGGCGGCTTGGTCGCCGGCAGCTACGTCGCTGCGCATCCCGAACGCACCAGCCATTTCATCGTCGTTGGCGGATTCCCTCAGTTTCCGTTTGTCGCCCCGCGCTGGATCGGCATGGCGCAACATCTCAAAGATCGCCGCATCCTGAACGGCTTCAAAATGTTCACCGACGGCGTCACCACCGATGTCGAATATCGTGAAGCGTGTCTGCGCATCGCGCCGCTCTTCTTCGCCGACCCACATCGTGCCGACGTGGCCCCATTCGAACGCATCATTTACCGCGTCCACCCGTTCCTCGAGGCCACCACCCGCTACAGCGGCTACGACGTCGGCCCACGCGTCACCGCCTATCGTGGCCCGGCGCTGCTGCTCCACGGCGATCAAGATTACCGCGTCCCCATCGTGGAGACCCGCAAGTGGCAAACCTTCCTCCCCCAAGCGCAACTCGTCACCCTCCCGGACGCCGGCCATTTCC
This region of Deltaproteobacteria bacterium genomic DNA includes:
- a CDS encoding class I SAM-dependent methyltransferase yields the protein MEDLEKKFNRTSRLYDWIDWPFERFRYRTIRRQIWEGLSGRILDAGVGTGCNIPFYPANAHVVGIDLSQGMLTKAKKKASVLGKAVELKKGNVYQLPFPDESFDFIVGTFLCCVVDQPAVAAHELKRVCKRGGRVFFLEYVLSKKTVRRFIQKMVTPYTRFMFGVDFTQDTLATLKEAGFKILHEDNITGDVLKLIVTQT
- a CDS encoding mercury transporter MerT, whose product is MKQSLSKITAVFATGTAFLGSCCALPLLLLGLGAGSAGLATALTPFRPYMIGITLVLLGIAFYTVYGCKQTCEGEGTCDVKKIRGTKIILWVATGLALFFLVGPSIIAQCILS
- a CDS encoding heavy metal-responsive transcriptional regulator; protein product: MKENDLTIGKVARLTAAGIETIRFYERQGLIPAPPRRDSGYRQYPSATIERVRFIKRAKDLGFTLAEIKELLDLSVGPKATCAAVKRKADEKINEVDAKITDLKRIKRALSRLTAQCRGKGPISECPILENLKSKESKGGVATAQPLPAGALPATRERCAPRRKS
- a CDS encoding mercuric reductase produces the protein MPTKKYHLIVIGGGSGGLVCAAGAAGLGAKVALIERHKMGGDCLNTGCVPSKAIIRSAKIIHDAQTAERFGLKPHRFDIKLDSVLVSVREVQGKIAHHDSVERFVSLGVDVHLGEYRFISPYQISNGQETLEAKRFCIATGAAPFVPPIPGLDKISYLTSDNVWQLKELPQSLIVLGGGPIGAELAQTFARLGSTVTIVEMADRLLIREDPEVSELVKKRFETEGLTVLLKTKAEQIDDGLIVSDPDGQKRKIAFDQILVAVGRAPNVSGLGLENAGIVYDKKGIKVDATLRTTAKHIYACGDIVGPYQFTHTADFQARLILRNALFPGKSKIDYRVVPWCTFTEPEVARVGLNESEAKQNMVAHDVYQYSLSDLDRAVCDREPEGFIKVLTHKGTDQLLGVTLVGSHAGDLLHELTLAMHQKIGLKQVASMIHVYPTLAEVSKRIADMYQRTRLTDGTKKWLKRYFRWRFG
- a CDS encoding DUF507 family protein — protein: MGLRRQHIHGVARAIAKALQAEAGLRCTGGLGEIETCIAATIHADLAAERTLNDEADKLLDKQLRLLGAAGRDLDLEKARQLIKKELAKQRGFVL
- a CDS encoding TVP38/TMEM64 family protein, with the protein product MKKNFLLIFFISGVLGLYFFTPVRDYLSKEGFVTLEAWIRSQGVLAPLVFGLIYIAATVFALPGSVLTIGGGLLFGAWWGTLINWLSASLGAMISFLLARYLGRETVTKLLKSKGTLHGLNEKIGCSGFYSVLLFRLVPLFPFNGLNFGLGLTNVSLRDYTLATLLGMLPGTFVYTSLGSAGRHLSFADPSTWLQIQVWGPFVLVMLLSFIPKFLKKRA
- a CDS encoding carboxymuconolactone decarboxylase family protein, producing MPNHDLTGVDPALGLMKEFAKVTQGVPAHIQKMRQETIFKEGAVPSKYKTLAAVLWAINAKCEPCIRFYIQQAAKSGASEVELGEFLAVGATMGGCVGEMWALKAYKAYKDTTAEKDQDESCCQVENHSS
- a CDS encoding alpha/beta hydrolase, giving the protein MLFSLDGFRCFAEVLGTGHPLVCIHGGFGLDHSYFRPWLDPLSRDLQLILLDVRGHGRGDPLPRESFRIDAVVADLEAIRQQLGIDRWALLGHSGGGLVAGSYVAAHPERTSHFIVVGGFPQFPFVAPRWIGMAQHLKDRRILNGFKMFTDGVTTDVEYREACLRIAPLFFADPHRADVAPFERIIYRVHPFLEATTRYSGYDVGPRVTAYRGPALLLHGDQDYRVPIVETRKWQTFLPQAQLVTLPDAGHFPFIEQGPEICRILHEFVTTQ
- a CDS encoding DUF507 family protein is translated as MLISDDRISALAKKISTALLHERLIETGTSQQLAGVVQKAMIRYVVADVAVDEKVRAKIASLKRQVPEGSREWDVLYQQYYEQELERLGGG
- a CDS encoding DUF3536 domain-containing protein, coding for MPRHIVIHGHFYQPPREDPWRWTVPREPSAAPAHDWNQRITKECYEPNHAARILGPAGQVRRRLNNYGYMSFDFGPTLLAWLEQHAPAVYQGILQGDREAQARFSGHGTAIAHPYHHLILPLASSRDKRTQLLWGVRDFQHRFQRAPEGVWLPETVVDLESLEIAADLGIRFTILAPHQVHRVRALSSGHWHAPAHHEADPTTPYALQLPSGRRFHVFFYHGGLARGVAFDGMLNDGEAMIRRLLGAFSERRAWPQLVHLATDGESYGHHHKFGEMALAYVLDALETRGDARLTTYGEFLTKHGPTHQAEILEHTAWSCAHGMERWRSDCGCCISHQPGWTQQWRAPLRATLDWLRDELDPAFERTAARLLKDPWAARDDYINVLLDGTNNGFTTFCHTHARHPLTSTDRHTVRALLSLQFHRLCMYTSCGWFFDDPSGIETGILLLHAARALELAAETCDLDRRSAFMDRLIAVKSNIPEAGDGKKILTTLLAARAHPRRRHA